In the Ctenopharyngodon idella isolate HZGC_01 chromosome 21, HZGC01, whole genome shotgun sequence genome, AGAGTGTGATGCTTTGTGTGTTGACACATTCCTCCTATAACCATCATTCAAATTTAGTGTGACTTGTGCCGCAGTAGACCTTCTGTTGTTTCGAACAGACTGGATAGCCTTCATTGCCCTCGTGCATCGATGAACCTTGGGCGcccaacaccctagcaatggtttgtggtttgtccctcctctgatcactgttggtaaattctcaccactgctgactGGGAGCGACACACAATCCTTGCCGTTTCAGAGATATTCTGACCAGGTGACCTTGCCATAATAATCTGGCACTTGCCAAAGACGCTCAAATCTTTATTTCTGCCCAATTCTCCTGCCCCTTACAAAAtagaagtttattcaagtgtgctattagtacacttcttttaaactaaaaataaagtatactttcagtctacattttatgtacttctcagaaatatacttaaaattactTAAGTATGCTTATACTGACCAAAAATTCTAGATATATACTTGTACTCGTATATACTTGTGTTTTTGatcgagatatacttaaaagtataatgaAGTATTCTGTTGACTGATTTCAGAGAGGCTCTTGCATAAATTGTAAACTATAAGTAAGatgttaagttcacttaaagaaaacttaaaagtatacttgcagtatataactactaaactagtagtttactgagagtatacttaaaaagtgtactttcataaactaaaaaatgtgctaCAAGTATTTGACTAGTTAACTCAGTATACCTATAGGTTCACTTGTATTTTCAGTACAAACGAAAAACGTAGGTGTAAACTAGTTGTgtacttaaagtttactactgttacaatTAAAGTAtgcttaaaagtataattttataCACTACAAAAGTGGGTCAATTTAGTCCCAACTAGTActaaaatagtacacttactagtgtgtgtgtgtgtaaggggGATCCAACACATTGATTATGAGAACCAattgtttgcttaccatctaatACCCAGACCTTAATATGTGTCCTTGTTAGGGGATGATCAGTGATATTCACTGCACTGTCACcagtcataatgttttggctcttTAGTGTATAGctcaataaatttttttttttttttcagtattgtgCTGTATTGATATGTCTTCGTTGTATTAATAATGTGTTAACTGACTTTTATGTAAAAAGAGAACGTTTTGAAAGTGCTATATGTGCATTTCATAAGCAGCACTTGTTTTTTGATATGATCTAGAAGAATGTCACTTTTCTACATAACTTTCTTGATAGTGCCATTTATGAAAGAACTGTAATGCATCCGTGTACAGAATGCTTCACTTTAGCATGCATCTGGTAGACATACAGTACTATTAAAAGCATTATTGTTTATCACAATTTAACATATCCAAGAACATATCcatatctttttttaatatgttgctTCCGTAAAAAGTTTTAACGGTAttctaaagtgtacttcttttgcACAAGGGTGATGTTATTTTACACAATCATTTAAGTGAAGTCCTAAAATGTCTAGAATTTGATCAGTTTGATAGTAAactctgatttatttatttaattattttgagtttgCGTGTGGATTACCTGTAagaatttttgaattttttaaaagacaGTTCATGATTTCAAAAACCACCCATGAACTTTCATAGTGTTGTTAATTCCGATactcatttttgtcatttaaagtatcatttaaaatgtctttgagTGAAAAGTGAAAAGAAACACCTTAAGCATTCTTTATGTAGAAACCGAGTCAAGACAGTCaggcaaaaacaataaaatgaaccCCTTGCTCatgaaaacaaatgcaaaactaaaaactaaacaaGTTTGGCCTGTATGAACAACAATGGACCTTTTTCATTATGGAATGCAGAACAAAGTAAATCATGCAACATGTGGATGAGAAAATGAGATAATGTTCATTTTCGGaataactattttaaatgtttaaaaatattttaaagagaaaGATTGATTTCCTTATTAGACCATCCATATGGTAATTAGTTAGCAAGAAAATGTTCTTctacatgttttatttatttattttttgtcgtTTTGTTAAACTTTCATTTTCAAGACACTCCTATTTTGCTATACTATAAAAGCGCTGAAACAGGCATGTTACTTCATTCACCTGTTCATCAAATATGGATCTGCAAATCTCAGTTTTTCTTCTGTTCGTGCTGTTCACTGCAGGTACAAAGACAAATAGTTTTTAATGTCATTATGCAGAACATTGATGTCCCTCTCtcattgtttctctctctttttaatgACTAAAGGACAGTCTCGTAACTGCTATCAGTGCACAAGTTTGGCGAGCTCTTGTGACCAGGTAACATGTCCTAATGGATTTTCCAACTGCTTAGGCGCAACACTAGATATTGGTAAGTCCAGTATGATGGATTAAAATTTACTGGTGCTGCAACAGAGCGTACATACACAATGTTGAACTTATCAAAGAACTGCTACTGTTTTTCTGGAAAGAATTTACAATTGCAAGCATagaatgttttatataaatgatTGAAATTCAGTtcttttcactcaaattgttattCTGatcatgtattttaaaatttgaaaaaacaatttaaagcaTTTTCATTAATGCTCAAGGTTGTTAACACGGGATTACTACAGTATATTAGTTcaaatgaactaacaatgaaaaatacttctaaagcagtAATATTAGTTGATGTGAATTTGTTTGACATATTTATATGAATACATTTGCCATCACAGTAGTTTAACTGCTCATTCCTGTAACATTTGTTTTTCAGTCAACTATACTAAATTGACAGTGAAAACTTGTGGTCCACTTGTCTGTCCAAGTGGGTCTATCAACCTTGGCATTGGAAAAATCTCCTCTTACTGCTGTAACACAGACCTGTGTAACTCCCAAAATGCTCCAGGTATTGTACTTTACAGTCATAGAACAatttacaggaaaaaaagaaaaaaaaagaaggatgGAACACATCGGTGAGTGTGACGTCAGCTGAAAAGGAATGTTGCTTTACAGGCAGCACAGGCTGTTGTGTATCATTAGCCCCTTCCACACAGTAGCTAATCCCTATAGGCAGACAGGCAGttgattcattaaatgataagccatttcctcacaaaagcagtttattcagcataatgaagcctctcctccattgacttccatttaaaaaaaaacagtttcttGTCTCCTTCCCTGCATACCACAGCATTAGCGTTAGCTTTTTTGGccaaggttgcaggcttgccttcaagTGGCTTTGATCACACCCCTGTCTTAATAGCTCCGCCGATGCAACCGTCATGAACAGTCGTGAACACACCATTGAAACCGATCAGCAAGAGTTGCCATTTGCAGTTGGGGAGGGGTTGAAAACTAAGACGTGAAGTCGaacactttctgcttcccgCAGTCACCTTCCCTGCCTTAATTCGGCAGTGTGAGAGCGCTATCCCATAAAAGCGCCAATGGGAGTGAAAAGTTTGCTATTTAAGAATACTGGCACAAccagatcatttccataatgaccaaagTAATCTACCAAGAGCAACGCAAATTAgtgtcaaagactatagaataacacaagatgcgtcacttgtattgttttgaatgggagaaagtgcaacacgcaatatggcggaataagtcccgccttctaaataagagccaatcgccgattggtaaagtcatcacaTCAGTGCAgcgaagctccggttcctatagaaacagtcagacgcatGCTtgcgaaatgagacacaagagacgcgcacttaggactgcgcatgtgAATTAGcgtgatccagcctgaaaaatactgtcatgattcgagcgtttagaaacaaaaattatgagacagttgttgtcagatttcattgatgatttcaaatatgaaatttaatcaaaagcttggcaaacagctttggaaaatttgatgtttcccatTTAAAGAGATACagtaggagctgcacttgcatgcctgagaggcgtttcaaagatggccaccgagtgaaatgacttgtctcaAGGGACTTTGTTAgtgtctggtttaagacatgcttttttggtgtaaataatggtgcaaataccagtaaaaagacaagcgcaaaccttagtaaatcaccttgcgtgattcatttaaatactctcctcccataaattttgcgtctgaaagggaaactcctacaaatgcatatgcaagaAGGTCAGCCACAAAAACAACCCTGTCCATgcgctaatttttcactgcatgtctttagtaaatcctgacagtatttttttaaagccaaaagagggtttgcgttggcacaagctgttagtaaatctggccctaaatgTAAAAAGCTCTGACAGAACTTTATGATTGGCTCAAGACAgactaattactaattaatttGAGGGAAGAGTTTACAGTTAATGTCAAGTTTATGCTTACAGCAAGGGTTAGGGGATTCTACACCATTCATATCCATCTattatttccctctgattttagggataagatATTGGTCAGATTAGGTTTCGGGTTAGAACTatgtttttggacaggaatgttgttccagaatcAACAAAAGATGCTGATCCAGGaccatgtcttacttggcaaaatcactgCGACTGCAGAATAAGACCAAGACCCTGTAAAAAAGGCACATCTATTTTTCCTCCTGTAGATCCCTCTAACACTGCCAATGGAAAGTCATGTTACTATTGTGATGGGAAGAACTGCTTGAACACAGTGAGCTGCACAGGGAGTGAAGACCGCTGCATTAAAGCAACAGGTGAGAATCTGAAAAAGGATTTAaaagattaaagtcattatcTTTTAAACTCTCTaaggttttaaatatttgacaCAGATCACATTTAGCAATGTCTGGCTTAGACTGACTCAACCTTTGttctctttcttttcatcaGGGAATTTTGGAAGCCAGTCATTGGTTGTAAAAGGCTGTGTCTCTAAATTTATTTGTGACGCCACGTCATTTATTCCTAATGTTGATGGAATCTCATGTTGTGAGGGGAACCTGTGTAACGGTGCTCAGAGTGTCTCCCAGAGCTTCCTGTTCCTCTGCTGTTCTCTGCTCTCCTACTTCCTGCTGCACTGAATCCAACAGCTCCTCACATCCTACAATCAGACAGACTGTACTGAATATAGCTTGTATTTTCTCTGTACTGTATTTGATGTTCTGATGTaattttttgctgtgaaattcTGTTGAcattttctgaaataaaatacacagtAAAAATCCCCAgggttaaatcaactctgctcagagaacaTTTGGTCCCTCTCtgaatagtgttaaaataacactgaagcagagttaaagttaatgagataattaattaagtgatgattaaacattaatgatgaacacctgctgttaacaagtagaatcactgaagaaaagagaaacacaagaactacaactgacttcagccaaaaccatttaattgaaatcaactgaagataaaagtcattaaatctCATTAGATCTGATTAAAAGACCtgattcacttattactaaccagattgactttatttaaaGTCTAAAggagttcttattgagaattaaattgaggtttagatgttgctgttttattgattaaaattgTATGCCACCAGCGTAGTGGTCACGGTTtgttttagttgggctcttgacccttttatgtttttaaaataatttgtgtttgagcaattgcaataatgttttataacaaACACTTGTACGCTGCAAAATCCCCAGaattaaatcaactctgctcagagatCATTTGGTTCCTCTCTaaacagtgttaaaataacactgaagcaaagttaaagttaatgaaataattaagcAGTTAATTGATGATTGAGCAATAATGataaacacctgctgttaacaagcagaatcactgaagaaaagagaaacacaagaactacaactgacttcagtcacagccttagATAAAAACTGAAGATAAAATCGTTAAATCTCTgtagatctgattaaacaactccacaaaaagcattaccagcttcacatattactaaccagatttgACCCTTGACTTTCTCTGTTAGATTTTTTTCTCCAACAATGcatatgttgttgttttatatgaTATAGTCATTGTGAGACACTCCCACCAGTACAACACCAAACAACCATGTGCGTGTCTCCACAGAGTCGCGCCGTACACTGTTTAACTAATTCTAACGGAAGTTACATAACACGCAATCTTCCATGATGTCatcaccaaacaaaacaaataacgaACCCACTACATATAGATCTAACAATAAACTACAgttgtatacaaacatttaaaaatataatgaatatataacatATTTCGCAATAAACTCCTCTTatcagtttttttcccccctaaatGCTGAGCTACTGAACGACTTTACTGAGGTCAATTTAACGTAAACACAAGTTTttttactgacgtctttccgtgaTTGAGACATGACTGGGCAAATATACATGAGATTAtatatttcagtaagttgtactgtatctttttaACACACCTTCTGATGtccattcatgttaattttgtTGTATAAGCCGTAAAAAAAGGAGATGTGATCGGTTCACTCGTGTTTTGTGCTGCCGCTAGAACTGGGCCATCTTGTATCTCTTCGAGCAAGGTAAATACGAGAGGGACATCTACAGGACAAGACTGGTAATAACATGATTCATCTTATTCAGAACCAGTGTTGTACTAGTTGTATTTTGCAGaaatattacagaaaaaaaacgaTCCATAGCCTCTAAGAACCGACTATCGAATAGtcagtaataataatgataataataatttgccaGCCCTTTGAAAGACTATGTGAGTGACTGAAATTCGATTCGACATTTCTGatgcattgtaaaaattaattttatatggGAATATCAATTTTATATGTACTTACAACCTTTTCTTTTTGAAACTGTTGTCAAAATGTGTCagtcatttaaataaagtttaaaactGTATTTAGCATCATTTATCAGCAGGTGGCAGCAGATAGTCTTGtgcacatttacacatttgcaTTTGCTTAATGTACATTAAACATGCAGTGTagactgcaattttttttatttttttgttaaaaaaaaaaaaaaaaagaaaagcttgTAAAATCAATGTCAACATTATAAGCCACAccgaacaaaaaacaaacaagggtCACAAT is a window encoding:
- the LOC127503768 gene encoding phospholipase A2 inhibitor and Ly6/PLAUR domain-containing protein-like isoform X1; the encoded protein is MDLQISVFLLFVLFTAGQSRNCYQCTSLASSCDQVTCPNGFSNCLGATLDIVNYTKLTVKTCGPLVCPSGSINLGIGKISSYCCNTDLCNSQNAPDPSNTANGKSCYYCDGKNCLNTVSCTGSEDRCIKATGNFGSQSLVVKGCVSKFICDATSFIPNVDGISCCEGNLCNGAQSVSQSFLFLCCSLLSYFLLH
- the LOC127503768 gene encoding phospholipase A2 inhibitor and Ly6/PLAUR domain-containing protein-like isoform X3; translation: MDLQISVFLLFVLFTAGQSRNCYQCTSLASSCDQVTCPNGFSNCLGATLDIVNYTKLTVKTCGPLVCPSGSINLGIGKISSYCCNTDLCNSQNAPDPSNTANGKSCYYCDGKNCLNTVSCTGSEDRCIKATGNFGSQSLVVKGCVSKFICDATSFIPNVNGISCCEGNLCNGAQSVTQSFLFLCCSLLSYFLLH